The Prunus persica cultivar Lovell chromosome G7, Prunus_persica_NCBIv2, whole genome shotgun sequence genome has a segment encoding these proteins:
- the LOC18770496 gene encoding uncharacterized protein LOC18770496: MLQASSCKEFPQTFLLFFINMLQNPCLRFLLLLSLLFSFLLSFTAVPTTRSLRSDDEYLTVQESLGAGDLGLFDVGEGEGFIEGRMDMESTDYPGTGANNHHDPRTPGRA, encoded by the exons ATGCTACAAGCTTCCTCTTGCAAGGAATTCCCTCAGACCTTCCTCCTCTTTTTCATCAATATGCTGCAAAACCCTTGTCTTAGATTTCTGCTTCTGCTCTCGTTGCTTTTCTCCTTCCTTCTATCTTTCACTGCAGTTCCTACAACCA GGAGCCTCAGGTCAGATGATGAATACTTGACTGTCCAAGAATCACTG GGTGCAGGGGATTTGGGGTTGTTTGATGTGGGAGAGGGAGAAGGTTTTATTGAGGGGAGGATGGATATGGAAAGCACAGACTATCCGGGGACAGGAGCAAACAATCACCATGACCCACGAACTCCTGGACGAGCTTGA